A single genomic interval of Salmo trutta chromosome 13, fSalTru1.1, whole genome shotgun sequence harbors:
- the LOC115206469 gene encoding PHD finger protein 12 isoform X2: MWDKMETPTIVYDLDTSGGLMEQIQTLLAPPKSEDGEKRNRRSERDVRRKSRATNHDTCDSCHEGGDLLCCDHCPAAFHLQCCNPPLSEEMLPPGDWMCHRCNVRRKKREQKAEPTNGLLERERPLSKRSSPPAAELERGTTTITTTTLRLDRLPPGVGAAGPGLRVAAVHLERLEHLERRASSRPSTPTSNASSTDTATPSEEQNEADEEMAKAEEVVVEAQGSEPERATTTHTPTPRLLKRPFQLLIAAAMERNPSQFQLPNELTCTTALPGSSKRRRKEELIMKTFRRPQHEMDPNGLVPLPVRVCFSCTRNCRMAPLVQCDYCHLLFHMDCLDPPLTAMPTGRWMCPNHMEHLVLNRRSLSLTRRCKLLDQFQDRISQHAVKVDFLRWVHRQNPPVRSGIHHKTKALKVPNAIKSQYKNPPAMLAPAAVRNGELICNGIPNQDCSPQHFTSQAEQQEWLRDVMALQCSIMRHLSGKQKSSSDWDSEQTDIKPCVALEENSTLPLAERTASALPAPCSKPCNTSHGPQGAPVLKEHSQGQESCCCTVRPCLKCRKPNGPLTEQPVQANRPLACDAASGACRQTELQLHILTPQASLPISALGLPNHLRRGVVVKTETPLESCTQKGCSPSKCAAIGQDVKSQAYGTPPGKAGAQATPLSCCKELKLGPSPNLGVHVFTPPRAIKDSSTARQPTTTPPCFSLGPDLKGSSMFPSSLSSSIADMSGGMKAMMDGEMELSNLDEELVKLLAWQRIQQLFPPKAPPTPQGRGLTAPPTTTVALKPQSPVPRTEEEQKVQARATFYPLMGKGGAINMSYRTLYIGAGADMDVCLTNYGHCNYVSGKHACIFYDGNTKHYELLNYSEHGTTVDNVLYSCDFSEKASPSPVSGLVSKVQGIVRHCKVREQEEGAEAGPGPRTGLMPSGGVMSCQPQGGPRLSCNCKASSSSLIGGSGAGWEGTALLHHGSYIKLGCMQFVFSIVEFTSKQPKEEGTTGTANTIPANTTPSQEEADKQTIKLHQVHLGSIAQTLSFSPLCSQT; encoded by the exons TAACCCACCATTGAGTGAAGAAATGCTGCCTCCTGGTGACTGGATGTGTCATCGCTGCAACGTCCGGAGAAAG AAGCGGGAGCAGAAGGCTGAGCCGACAAATGGCCTGCTGGAGAGGGAGAGGCCCCTCTCCAAGCGCTCCTCCCCCCCCGCAGCTGAACTGGAGCGGGGCACCACCACCATTACGACCACTACGCTGCGCCTGGACAGGCTGCCCCCCGGGGTCGGAGCAGCAGGACCCGGGCTGCGGGTGGCTGCCGTACATCTGGAGCGTCTGGAGCACCTTGAGCGGCGGGCCAGCAGCCGACCGAGCACGCCCACATCCAACGCCTCCTCCACGGACACGGCCACCCCCTCGGAGGAGCAGAATGAGGCTGACGAGGAGATGGCCAAGgcagaggaggtggtggtggaggcccAGGGCTCGGAACCTGAGCGAGCCACCACCACCCATACCCCCACACCACGGCTCCTCAAGAGGCCCTTTCAGCTGCTCATTGCCgctgccatggagaggaacccCTCGCAGTTCCAGCTGCCCAACGAGCTCACCTGCACCACAGCACTGCCAGGCAGCAGTAAacggaggaggaaagaggagctGATCATGAAGACTTTCAGGAGGCCACAGCATGAGATGGACCCCAACGGCCTCGTTCCTCTGCCAGTCAGGGTGTGCTTCTCCTGCACCAG GAATTGCAGAATGGCCCCCCTGGTTCAGTGTGACTATTGCCACCTGCTCTTCCACATGGACTGCCTGGACCCCCCACTCACTGCCATGCCCACAGGCAGGTGGATGTGCCCCAACCATATGGAGCACTTGGTG CTGAACCGGCGGAGCCTGTCCCTTACCAGACGTTGCAAGCTCTTAGACCAGTTCCAGGACAGAATATCCCAGCATGCAGTCAAGGTGGACTTCCTGCGATGGGTCCACCGACAGAACCCGCCTGTCCGCAGCGGTATCCACCACAAGACAAAGGCGCTCAAG GTACCCAACGCTATTAAGTCCCAGTACAAGAACCCCCCGGCCATGTTGGCTCCTGCAGCGGTGCGTAACGGGGAGCTGATCTGTAATGGCATCCCAAACCAGGACTGCTCCCCTCAGCATTTTACCAGCCAGGCAGAGCAACAGGAG TGGCTTAGAGACGTCATGGCGCTCCAGTGCAGCATCATGCGACATTTATCTGGCAAGCAGAAGTCCTCTTCAGACTGGGACTCTGAACAGACAGACATTAAGCCCTGTGTGGCTCTAGAGGAGAACAGCACTCTGCCCCTTGCAGAAAGGACAGCTTCTGCCCTGCCTGCCCCCTGCTCTAAGCCCTGCAATACATCTCATGGCCCCCAGGGGGCCCCTGTACTGAAGGAACACTCGCAGGGCCAGGAGAGCTGCTGCTGCACGGTGAGGCCCTGTCTGAAGTGCAGGAAACCCAACGGACCCCTGACGGAACAGCCTGTACAAGCCAACAGGCCGTTAGCGTGTGATGCTGCCTCAGGtgcctgcagacagacagagctccaGCTGCACATACTCACCCCCCAAGCCTCACTCCCAATCTCTGCTCTGGGGCTGCCCAATCACCTGAGAAGAGGGGTTGTGGTTAAAACGGAGACCCCCCTGGAGTCTTGCACCCAGAAAGGTTGTTCCCCTTCGAAGTGTGCAGCTATAGGGCAGGATGTCAAGAGTCAGGCCTACGGGACTCCTCCAGGCAAGGCTGGGGCTCAGGCCACCCCTCTGAGCTGCTGCAAGGAGCTGAAGCTCGGCCCCAGCCCCAACCTGGGTGTCCATGTCTTTACCCCACCCAGAGCCATTAAAGACTCCAGCACAGCAAGACagcccaccaccacacctccctgtttctccctagGGCCAGATCTAAAGGGCAGCTCCATGTTCCccagctccctctcctcctcaataGCAGACATGTCTGGTGGCATGAAGGCCATGATGGATGGGG AGATGGAGCTGAGTAACCTGGATGAGGAGTTGGTCAAACTCCTGGCCTGGCAGAGGATACAGCAGCTGTTTCCCCCCAAAGCACCCCCAACCCCCCAAGGCAGAGGTCTAACCGCTCCTCCCACCACCACCGTCGCCCTCAAACCTCAGTCTCCCGTGCCACGCACAGAGG AAGAACAGAAGGTGCAGGCGAGAGCAACGTTCTATCCACTCATGGGGAAGGGAGGAGCCATTAACATGTCTTATAGGACCCTGTACATAGGAGCTG GTGCTGACATGGATGTGTGCCTTACAAACTATGGTCATTGTAATTATGTATCTGGAAAACACGCCTGCATCTTTTACGACGGG AACACCAAGCACTACGAGCTGCTCAACTACAGTGAGCATGGGACCACGGTGGACAACGTACTCTACTCCTGTGACTTCTCTGAGAAGGCCTCCCCCAGCCCGGTTAGTGGCCTGGTGTCCAAAGTGCAGGGCATTGTCC GCCATTGTAAggtgagagagcaggaggagggggCTGAGGCAGGACCCGGCCCCAGGACTGGCCTGATGCCATCAGGGGGAGTGATGAGTTGCCAGCCCCAGGGAGGACCCAGGCTCTCCTGCAACTGTAAGGCCAGCAGTTCCAGCCTGATTGGTGGCAGCGGGGCCGGCTGGGAGGGCACAGCGCTGCTCCACCACGGCAGCTACATCAAATTGGGCTGCATGCAGTTTGTCTTCAGCATTGTTGAGTTCACCAGCAAGCAGCCCAAAGAAGAGGGAACCACTGGCACCGCCAATACCATCCCTGCCAATACCACCCCCAGCCAAGAGGAGGCAGACAAACAGACTATCAAGCTCCACCAAGTGCACCTCGGTTCCATAGCCCAAACTCTCTCTTTTTCACCTCTTTGCAGTCAAACCTAA
- the LOC115206469 gene encoding PHD finger protein 12 isoform X1, with amino-acid sequence MWDKMETPTIVYDLDTSGGLMEQIQTLLAPPKSEDGEKRNRRSERDVRRKSRATNHDTCDSCHEGGDLLCCDHCPAAFHLQCCNPPLSEEMLPPGDWMCHRCNVRRKLVSGCHPQKREQKAEPTNGLLERERPLSKRSSPPAAELERGTTTITTTTLRLDRLPPGVGAAGPGLRVAAVHLERLEHLERRASSRPSTPTSNASSTDTATPSEEQNEADEEMAKAEEVVVEAQGSEPERATTTHTPTPRLLKRPFQLLIAAAMERNPSQFQLPNELTCTTALPGSSKRRRKEELIMKTFRRPQHEMDPNGLVPLPVRVCFSCTRNCRMAPLVQCDYCHLLFHMDCLDPPLTAMPTGRWMCPNHMEHLVLNRRSLSLTRRCKLLDQFQDRISQHAVKVDFLRWVHRQNPPVRSGIHHKTKALKVPNAIKSQYKNPPAMLAPAAVRNGELICNGIPNQDCSPQHFTSQAEQQEWLRDVMALQCSIMRHLSGKQKSSSDWDSEQTDIKPCVALEENSTLPLAERTASALPAPCSKPCNTSHGPQGAPVLKEHSQGQESCCCTVRPCLKCRKPNGPLTEQPVQANRPLACDAASGACRQTELQLHILTPQASLPISALGLPNHLRRGVVVKTETPLESCTQKGCSPSKCAAIGQDVKSQAYGTPPGKAGAQATPLSCCKELKLGPSPNLGVHVFTPPRAIKDSSTARQPTTTPPCFSLGPDLKGSSMFPSSLSSSIADMSGGMKAMMDGEMELSNLDEELVKLLAWQRIQQLFPPKAPPTPQGRGLTAPPTTTVALKPQSPVPRTEEEQKVQARATFYPLMGKGGAINMSYRTLYIGAGADMDVCLTNYGHCNYVSGKHACIFYDGNTKHYELLNYSEHGTTVDNVLYSCDFSEKASPSPVSGLVSKVQGIVRHCKVREQEEGAEAGPGPRTGLMPSGGVMSCQPQGGPRLSCNCKASSSSLIGGSGAGWEGTALLHHGSYIKLGCMQFVFSIVEFTSKQPKEEGTTGTANTIPANTTPSQEEADKQTIKLHQVHLGSIAQTLSFSPLCSQT; translated from the exons TAACCCACCATTGAGTGAAGAAATGCTGCCTCCTGGTGACTGGATGTGTCATCGCTGCAACGTCCGGAGAAAG CTGGTCTCTGGCTGTCATCCCCAGAAGCGGGAGCAGAAGGCTGAGCCGACAAATGGCCTGCTGGAGAGGGAGAGGCCCCTCTCCAAGCGCTCCTCCCCCCCCGCAGCTGAACTGGAGCGGGGCACCACCACCATTACGACCACTACGCTGCGCCTGGACAGGCTGCCCCCCGGGGTCGGAGCAGCAGGACCCGGGCTGCGGGTGGCTGCCGTACATCTGGAGCGTCTGGAGCACCTTGAGCGGCGGGCCAGCAGCCGACCGAGCACGCCCACATCCAACGCCTCCTCCACGGACACGGCCACCCCCTCGGAGGAGCAGAATGAGGCTGACGAGGAGATGGCCAAGgcagaggaggtggtggtggaggcccAGGGCTCGGAACCTGAGCGAGCCACCACCACCCATACCCCCACACCACGGCTCCTCAAGAGGCCCTTTCAGCTGCTCATTGCCgctgccatggagaggaacccCTCGCAGTTCCAGCTGCCCAACGAGCTCACCTGCACCACAGCACTGCCAGGCAGCAGTAAacggaggaggaaagaggagctGATCATGAAGACTTTCAGGAGGCCACAGCATGAGATGGACCCCAACGGCCTCGTTCCTCTGCCAGTCAGGGTGTGCTTCTCCTGCACCAG GAATTGCAGAATGGCCCCCCTGGTTCAGTGTGACTATTGCCACCTGCTCTTCCACATGGACTGCCTGGACCCCCCACTCACTGCCATGCCCACAGGCAGGTGGATGTGCCCCAACCATATGGAGCACTTGGTG CTGAACCGGCGGAGCCTGTCCCTTACCAGACGTTGCAAGCTCTTAGACCAGTTCCAGGACAGAATATCCCAGCATGCAGTCAAGGTGGACTTCCTGCGATGGGTCCACCGACAGAACCCGCCTGTCCGCAGCGGTATCCACCACAAGACAAAGGCGCTCAAG GTACCCAACGCTATTAAGTCCCAGTACAAGAACCCCCCGGCCATGTTGGCTCCTGCAGCGGTGCGTAACGGGGAGCTGATCTGTAATGGCATCCCAAACCAGGACTGCTCCCCTCAGCATTTTACCAGCCAGGCAGAGCAACAGGAG TGGCTTAGAGACGTCATGGCGCTCCAGTGCAGCATCATGCGACATTTATCTGGCAAGCAGAAGTCCTCTTCAGACTGGGACTCTGAACAGACAGACATTAAGCCCTGTGTGGCTCTAGAGGAGAACAGCACTCTGCCCCTTGCAGAAAGGACAGCTTCTGCCCTGCCTGCCCCCTGCTCTAAGCCCTGCAATACATCTCATGGCCCCCAGGGGGCCCCTGTACTGAAGGAACACTCGCAGGGCCAGGAGAGCTGCTGCTGCACGGTGAGGCCCTGTCTGAAGTGCAGGAAACCCAACGGACCCCTGACGGAACAGCCTGTACAAGCCAACAGGCCGTTAGCGTGTGATGCTGCCTCAGGtgcctgcagacagacagagctccaGCTGCACATACTCACCCCCCAAGCCTCACTCCCAATCTCTGCTCTGGGGCTGCCCAATCACCTGAGAAGAGGGGTTGTGGTTAAAACGGAGACCCCCCTGGAGTCTTGCACCCAGAAAGGTTGTTCCCCTTCGAAGTGTGCAGCTATAGGGCAGGATGTCAAGAGTCAGGCCTACGGGACTCCTCCAGGCAAGGCTGGGGCTCAGGCCACCCCTCTGAGCTGCTGCAAGGAGCTGAAGCTCGGCCCCAGCCCCAACCTGGGTGTCCATGTCTTTACCCCACCCAGAGCCATTAAAGACTCCAGCACAGCAAGACagcccaccaccacacctccctgtttctccctagGGCCAGATCTAAAGGGCAGCTCCATGTTCCccagctccctctcctcctcaataGCAGACATGTCTGGTGGCATGAAGGCCATGATGGATGGGG AGATGGAGCTGAGTAACCTGGATGAGGAGTTGGTCAAACTCCTGGCCTGGCAGAGGATACAGCAGCTGTTTCCCCCCAAAGCACCCCCAACCCCCCAAGGCAGAGGTCTAACCGCTCCTCCCACCACCACCGTCGCCCTCAAACCTCAGTCTCCCGTGCCACGCACAGAGG AAGAACAGAAGGTGCAGGCGAGAGCAACGTTCTATCCACTCATGGGGAAGGGAGGAGCCATTAACATGTCTTATAGGACCCTGTACATAGGAGCTG GTGCTGACATGGATGTGTGCCTTACAAACTATGGTCATTGTAATTATGTATCTGGAAAACACGCCTGCATCTTTTACGACGGG AACACCAAGCACTACGAGCTGCTCAACTACAGTGAGCATGGGACCACGGTGGACAACGTACTCTACTCCTGTGACTTCTCTGAGAAGGCCTCCCCCAGCCCGGTTAGTGGCCTGGTGTCCAAAGTGCAGGGCATTGTCC GCCATTGTAAggtgagagagcaggaggagggggCTGAGGCAGGACCCGGCCCCAGGACTGGCCTGATGCCATCAGGGGGAGTGATGAGTTGCCAGCCCCAGGGAGGACCCAGGCTCTCCTGCAACTGTAAGGCCAGCAGTTCCAGCCTGATTGGTGGCAGCGGGGCCGGCTGGGAGGGCACAGCGCTGCTCCACCACGGCAGCTACATCAAATTGGGCTGCATGCAGTTTGTCTTCAGCATTGTTGAGTTCACCAGCAAGCAGCCCAAAGAAGAGGGAACCACTGGCACCGCCAATACCATCCCTGCCAATACCACCCCCAGCCAAGAGGAGGCAGACAAACAGACTATCAAGCTCCACCAAGTGCACCTCGGTTCCATAGCCCAAACTCTCTCTTTTTCACCTCTTTGCAGTCAAACCTAA